One genomic segment of Natrononativus amylolyticus includes these proteins:
- a CDS encoding homoserine dehydrogenase yields the protein MRLAIAGAGAVGSAVADLAGEYGHEVVALADSTSAAIDADGVDTASALERKASGEAVGSAAPEALFETAYDVLVEATPTTLDDAEPGFTHARRALEADRHVVLANKGPVAERYEELRGLEADSAGAVRFEATVAGAIPVLSTIEDCTPAAVTAVRGVLNGTANFILTRMAAEGLGYEHVLGEAQDLGVAEADPTFDVDGTDAALKCVILANVLADGGFSLADADVTGIEEIPPSALEVAAEDGRTVRLVGEATRERVRVAPRLVPEHGAMAVSGTRNIVQIETRHAGALHSSGRGAGGPETATAVLSDVGRLPPL from the coding sequence ATGCGCCTCGCGATCGCCGGTGCGGGCGCCGTCGGGAGCGCCGTCGCCGACCTCGCGGGGGAGTACGGCCACGAGGTCGTCGCACTGGCCGACTCGACGAGCGCCGCGATCGACGCCGACGGCGTCGACACCGCGAGCGCGCTCGAGCGCAAAGCCAGCGGCGAGGCGGTCGGTTCGGCCGCCCCCGAGGCGCTCTTCGAGACGGCGTACGACGTCCTCGTCGAGGCGACGCCGACGACCCTCGACGACGCCGAACCGGGTTTTACGCACGCGCGGCGGGCGCTCGAGGCCGACCGCCACGTCGTGCTCGCGAACAAGGGCCCCGTCGCCGAGCGCTACGAGGAGTTGCGGGGCCTCGAGGCCGACAGCGCGGGCGCGGTCAGGTTCGAGGCGACCGTCGCCGGCGCGATTCCCGTGCTGTCGACGATCGAAGACTGCACGCCCGCGGCCGTCACGGCGGTTCGCGGCGTCCTCAACGGGACGGCGAACTTCATCCTGACGCGGATGGCCGCCGAGGGTCTCGGCTACGAGCACGTCCTCGGGGAGGCCCAGGACCTCGGCGTCGCGGAGGCCGACCCGACGTTCGACGTCGACGGCACCGACGCCGCGCTCAAGTGTGTCATCCTCGCGAACGTCCTCGCCGACGGCGGCTTCTCGCTCGCGGACGCCGACGTCACCGGAATCGAGGAGATTCCGCCGAGCGCGCTCGAGGTCGCCGCCGAGGACGGCCGGACGGTCCGCCTCGTCGGCGAGGCGACCCGTGAGCGCGTACGCGTCGCCCCCCGCCTGGTGCCCGAACACGGCGCGATGGCCGTTTCGGGCACCAGAAACATCGTCCAGATCGAGACGCGACACGCGGGGGCGTTGCACTCGAGCGGCCGCGGCGCTGGCGGACCGGAGACGGCGACGGCGGTGCTGTCGGACGTCGGTCGACTCCCGCCGCTGTGA
- a CDS encoding PD-(D/E)XK nuclease family protein has product MSDRTLALSVDGIRSYLRCPRRYEFAHVDGLEGEADDPTTEGRLEVLRRAICDGLRADSDADALETAILERLGELWADHDERLHSRTQRRHERRVLEATARAYVEAVGATHAAGIDALGSDAPAAEFVGPHLPLTGSVALPEREARASIEAPVDYVSADGSSLVGVRFVPTLRPLGLLRYRDRWEGDVADLFAAHFDPERDEFAPGLVGGLFETSVALEGLRALRDELDLTGYRTCRYVQIPLADRSRVTVNWMRDAVEASLEPCDLTDVFLDHQTFGMTHQHRNGAVESRLADTVSAIARGAFDPASRWETIAEHACPDCAYAVCCGPRVAAEVRFDG; this is encoded by the coding sequence GTGAGTGACCGAACGCTGGCGCTCTCCGTCGACGGCATACGGAGCTACCTCCGCTGTCCGCGCCGGTACGAGTTCGCCCACGTCGACGGCCTCGAGGGCGAGGCGGACGACCCGACGACCGAGGGCCGACTCGAGGTGCTCCGGCGGGCGATCTGCGACGGACTCCGGGCCGACTCCGACGCTGACGCACTCGAGACGGCGATACTCGAGCGCCTCGGCGAACTCTGGGCCGACCACGACGAGCGGCTCCACTCCCGGACCCAGCGCCGACACGAGCGCCGGGTGCTCGAGGCGACGGCCCGGGCGTACGTCGAGGCCGTCGGCGCAACGCACGCCGCGGGGATCGACGCGCTCGGATCGGACGCACCGGCGGCCGAGTTCGTGGGGCCACACCTGCCGCTCACCGGCTCGGTCGCGCTGCCGGAGCGGGAGGCGCGGGCGTCGATCGAGGCGCCGGTCGACTACGTCTCCGCCGACGGCTCGTCGCTCGTCGGGGTGCGGTTCGTGCCGACGCTCCGCCCGCTCGGGCTGCTCCGGTATCGCGACCGCTGGGAGGGCGACGTCGCCGACCTGTTCGCGGCGCACTTCGATCCGGAGCGCGACGAGTTCGCGCCGGGACTCGTCGGGGGGCTGTTCGAGACGTCCGTCGCCCTCGAGGGGCTGCGAGCGCTTCGAGACGAGCTGGACCTGACGGGCTACCGGACGTGTCGTTACGTCCAGATACCGCTCGCCGACCGCTCCCGGGTCACCGTCAACTGGATGCGAGACGCCGTCGAGGCGAGCCTCGAGCCCTGCGACCTCACCGACGTCTTCCTCGACCACCAGACGTTCGGCATGACCCACCAGCACCGAAACGGCGCCGTCGAGTCCCGACTCGCGGACACCGTCTCGGCGATCGCACGCGGGGCGTTCGACCCGGCGAGCCGGTGGGAGACCATCGCCGAGCACGCCTGTCCGGACTGCGCCTACGCGGTCTGCTGTGGCCCCCGCGTCGCGGCGGAGGTGCGATTCGATGGCTGA
- the tuf gene encoding translation elongation factor EF-1 subunit alpha has translation MSEDKPHQNLAIIGHVDHGKSTLVGRLLFETGSVPEHVIEQHREEAEEKGKGGFEFAYVMDNLAEERERGVTIDIAHQEFDTDKYYFTIVDCPGHRDFVKNMITGASQADNAVLVVAADDGVAPQTQEHVFLARTLGINELIIGVNKMDVVDYSEDSFNEVVDEVNQLLNQVQFKVDDASFIPISAFEGDNIAEASDNTSWYDGRTLLEALNDLPETEPPTDAPLRLPIQDVYTISGIGTVPVGRLETGTMNVGDNVSFQPSDVGGEVKTIEMHHEEVPSAGPGDNVGFNVRGIGKDDIRRGDVCGPADDPPSVAETFQAQIVVMQHPSVVTAGYTPVFHAHTAQVACTIESIDKKMDPASGEVAEENPDFIQAGDAAVVTIRPQKPLSIEPSSEIPELGSFAIRDMGQTIAAGKVLSVDEK, from the coding sequence ATGAGCGAAGACAAACCCCACCAGAACCTGGCCATCATCGGTCACGTCGACCACGGGAAGAGTACGCTCGTGGGACGACTCCTCTTCGAGACAGGGAGCGTTCCGGAGCACGTCATCGAACAGCACCGAGAAGAAGCCGAAGAGAAGGGCAAGGGCGGATTCGAGTTCGCCTACGTCATGGACAACCTCGCCGAGGAGCGAGAGCGCGGTGTCACCATCGACATCGCCCACCAGGAGTTCGACACGGACAAGTACTACTTCACCATCGTCGACTGTCCGGGTCACCGCGACTTCGTCAAGAACATGATCACTGGCGCGAGCCAGGCCGACAACGCGGTCCTCGTCGTCGCCGCCGACGACGGCGTCGCACCGCAGACCCAGGAGCACGTCTTCCTGGCCCGCACGCTCGGTATCAACGAACTCATCATCGGCGTCAACAAGATGGACGTCGTCGACTACTCCGAGGACTCCTTCAACGAGGTCGTCGACGAGGTCAACCAGCTGCTCAACCAGGTCCAGTTCAAGGTTGACGACGCCTCGTTCATCCCGATCTCGGCGTTCGAGGGCGACAACATCGCCGAGGCCTCCGACAACACCTCGTGGTACGACGGCCGTACCCTGCTCGAGGCCCTGAACGACCTGCCGGAGACGGAGCCGCCGACGGACGCGCCGCTTCGCCTGCCGATCCAGGACGTGTACACCATCTCCGGCATCGGGACCGTCCCCGTCGGACGCCTCGAGACCGGTACCATGAACGTCGGCGACAACGTCTCCTTCCAGCCCAGCGACGTGGGCGGCGAAGTGAAGACGATCGAGATGCACCACGAGGAGGTTCCATCCGCCGGCCCCGGCGACAACGTCGGCTTCAACGTCCGCGGCATCGGCAAGGACGACATCCGCCGCGGTGACGTCTGTGGCCCCGCCGACGACCCGCCGAGCGTCGCCGAGACGTTCCAGGCCCAGATCGTCGTCATGCAGCACCCGTCGGTCGTCACCGCCGGCTACACGCCGGTCTTCCACGCCCACACGGCTCAGGTCGCCTGTACGATCGAGTCCATCGACAAGAAGATGGACCCCGCAAGCGGCGAGGTCGCCGAGGAGAACCCCGACTTCATCCAGGCCGGTGACGCCGCGGTCGTCACCATCCGCCCACAGAAGCCGCTCAGCATCGAGCCGTCCAGCGAGATCCCCGAACTCGGGAGCTTCGCCATCCGCGACATGGGTCAGACCATCGCGGCCGGCAAGGTCCTGAGCGTCGACGAGAAATAG
- a CDS encoding helix-turn-helix domain-containing protein, whose amino-acid sequence MTLVVEFRVPAHETALGATFERIPELRCEMEQAITDPIPGFWFQGPTRTALEATFDSDPTVEAYSRVVSDEHRSLYDLEFTDDVCELVSIVLEDGVVLDLSAVRGTWSFHGRYPSHESASRTYDRLVEYGTAVDVAKLRGIEHSNDGHTLTEEQQKTLQTAIEHGFFEIPRGITMEELAARLDISHQAVSERLRRAYKAMATDQLGQNGKRDTDSATSVRAVTTEVEASDC is encoded by the coding sequence ATGACACTCGTAGTAGAGTTTCGTGTTCCGGCGCACGAAACCGCCCTCGGAGCGACGTTTGAGCGGATTCCGGAACTGAGATGTGAGATGGAACAGGCCATCACGGATCCGATTCCCGGGTTCTGGTTTCAGGGGCCGACACGGACCGCACTCGAGGCAACGTTCGATAGCGATCCAACCGTCGAAGCCTATTCGCGGGTCGTCTCCGACGAGCACAGATCGTTGTACGACCTGGAGTTCACCGACGACGTGTGCGAGCTGGTGTCCATCGTCCTCGAGGATGGCGTCGTGCTCGACCTCTCAGCGGTACGGGGAACGTGGTCGTTCCACGGTCGATACCCGTCCCACGAGAGCGCGAGTCGAACGTACGATCGGCTCGTCGAATACGGTACTGCGGTCGACGTCGCCAAATTACGAGGGATCGAACACTCGAACGATGGACACACGCTGACGGAGGAGCAGCAAAAAACGCTCCAGACCGCTATCGAACACGGCTTCTTCGAAATTCCGCGGGGAATCACGATGGAAGAGCTAGCGGCGCGACTCGATATTTCACACCAGGCGGTCTCCGAGCGACTCCGGCGGGCCTACAAAGCGATGGCTACGGATCAACTGGGCCAGAACGGGAAGCGGGATACTGACTCCGCCACGTCTGTCCGCGCTGTCACGACGGAAGTCGAAGCCTCCGACTGCTGA
- a CDS encoding rhomboid family intramembrane serine protease, which produces MSDGSGGNPILETLGLFVLVFVLQAVAYVIGAAALMTGLFVLSPPLDHSPWTIVTSVYAHSGIGHLISNSIGLIVFGWPIARATTRLRFHTFFILTGAFAGVTHILVTEFLLTLSGGGQTPGVLGASGAVFALMGYLIAGNRLSDGIAARIEVPWWMTLLVFLILAAVVTIATGAPGVALIAHFAGFLVGLLAGRAGVLEPERRRQRAGQRSI; this is translated from the coding sequence ATGTCCGATGGTTCCGGGGGGAACCCCATTCTGGAGACGCTCGGTCTGTTCGTGCTCGTTTTCGTCCTGCAGGCGGTCGCGTACGTCATCGGTGCCGCGGCGCTGATGACCGGACTGTTCGTCCTCTCGCCGCCGCTCGATCACAGCCCGTGGACGATCGTGACGAGCGTCTACGCCCACAGCGGAATCGGCCACCTGATTTCGAACAGCATCGGCCTCATCGTCTTCGGCTGGCCGATCGCTCGAGCGACGACCCGGCTCCGGTTTCACACCTTCTTCATCCTCACCGGCGCGTTCGCGGGCGTGACGCACATTCTCGTCACCGAGTTCCTGCTCACCCTCTCCGGCGGCGGCCAGACCCCCGGCGTCCTCGGGGCCAGCGGCGCGGTGTTCGCGCTGATGGGGTACCTGATCGCCGGCAACCGGCTCTCGGACGGGATCGCCGCCCGGATCGAGGTTCCCTGGTGGATGACGCTGCTGGTCTTCCTGATCCTGGCCGCGGTCGTCACCATCGCGACGGGTGCCCCGGGCGTCGCGCTGATCGCCCACTTCGCCGGCTTCCTCGTCGGCTTGCTCGCCGGGCGCGCGGGCGTGCTCGAGCCGGAACGGCGTCGGCAACGAGCCGGCCAGCGCTCGATCTGA
- a CDS encoding tyrosine-type recombinase/integrase, with the protein MTDLDSLRPEKAVEMYLTNREDELTKKSLQNNQSDLRVLKEWTTERGIDNMNDVDGRALVDFRNWRAEQVKLITLKHNLWTIKKFIRFCEKIDAVAEGTSEKVVIPKTDDSHEVNNSFIESGRATDILEFLGKFEYASLRHTVFFTLWHTGIRSSSLLALDLKDFHPEENKLCIRHRPEKGTALKNKERGERNVFIKDELVEVISDYVNENRATVLDDHGREPLFASTDTRVSRTTVQRMVYTATRPCHIGNECPHDENPETCEANSYNGASKCPSSLSPHPLRKGSITHTLNQDTPKDVISDRMDVSKEILDKHYNKQTKDEQMETRKQYLEGI; encoded by the coding sequence ATGACAGACCTTGACTCACTCCGACCGGAGAAGGCAGTTGAGATGTACCTGACGAATAGAGAAGACGAACTCACCAAGAAGTCCCTACAAAATAACCAATCCGACCTGAGAGTTCTCAAAGAGTGGACAACCGAGCGCGGAATTGACAACATGAACGACGTTGACGGAAGGGCGCTCGTTGACTTCCGGAATTGGCGAGCGGAACAGGTGAAACTGATCACTCTCAAGCACAATCTCTGGACGATTAAGAAGTTTATCCGATTCTGTGAGAAGATTGACGCTGTAGCTGAGGGAACGAGTGAGAAAGTCGTGATCCCCAAAACTGACGATTCTCACGAAGTCAACAACTCGTTCATAGAATCCGGAAGGGCGACGGATATACTCGAGTTTCTCGGAAAATTCGAGTACGCTTCCCTGCGGCATACGGTGTTCTTTACGCTATGGCACACTGGCATCCGCAGTAGTTCGCTCCTTGCACTTGATCTCAAAGACTTCCACCCCGAAGAGAACAAGCTTTGCATCCGTCACCGCCCTGAGAAGGGAACCGCGCTCAAGAACAAGGAACGCGGAGAGCGGAACGTATTCATCAAAGACGAACTCGTGGAAGTGATCAGCGATTACGTCAACGAAAACCGCGCTACCGTGTTGGACGATCACGGACGGGAGCCGCTCTTCGCTTCAACAGACACTCGAGTATCTCGGACCACCGTTCAACGGATGGTATACACTGCCACACGCCCATGTCACATAGGTAATGAGTGTCCGCATGACGAGAATCCGGAGACGTGTGAGGCTAACTCATACAACGGAGCTTCCAAATGTCCGTCATCACTCTCACCGCATCCGCTCCGGAAAGGGTCAATCACTCACACGCTCAACCAGGACACTCCGAAAGACGTGATCAGCGACCGCATGGACGTAAGCAAAGAGATTCTGGATAAACATTACAACAAGCAGACCAAAGACGAACAAATGGAAACGCGAAAGCAATATCTCGAGGGAATTTAA
- a CDS encoding amino acid-binding protein: MTDRDVRGEATPPTDTDANGGIEADGGVQAHTVRLELVDEPGELLRALAPIADNGGNLLSIHHERGNITPRGHIPVEVDLECAPERFDDVVDGLREAGINVIQAGAERYGEEHSIVLVGHLVETDLSETLSAIETDADAAIVDLSLAAPDGMDAVSSARIRLAVDSGRADEAFAAIRTLADEKDLRFVEPLPGGEA, translated from the coding sequence ATGACTGACCGCGACGTTCGTGGCGAGGCGACACCACCGACGGACACCGACGCGAACGGCGGCATCGAGGCCGACGGCGGCGTTCAGGCACACACCGTTCGCCTCGAACTCGTCGACGAGCCCGGCGAGTTGCTCCGGGCGCTCGCGCCGATCGCCGACAACGGCGGGAACCTCCTGAGCATTCACCACGAGCGGGGGAACATCACCCCGCGCGGGCACATCCCGGTCGAGGTCGACCTCGAGTGTGCGCCCGAACGGTTCGACGACGTGGTCGACGGCCTCCGCGAGGCCGGGATCAACGTCATCCAGGCGGGTGCGGAGCGCTACGGCGAGGAACACAGCATCGTCCTCGTCGGCCACCTGGTCGAAACCGACCTCTCCGAGACGCTCTCTGCGATCGAAACCGACGCGGACGCGGCGATCGTCGATCTCTCGCTCGCCGCACCCGACGGGATGGACGCCGTCTCGAGCGCGCGGATCCGGCTCGCCGTCGACTCGGGGCGGGCCGACGAGGCGTTCGCGGCGATCCGGACCCTCGCCGACGAGAAGGACCTCCGTTTCGTCGAGCCGCTGCCCGGAGGTGAAGCCTGA
- a CDS encoding universal stress protein yields the protein MTLDTILLAVGPGDADRTDELAEAVVEVAKPAGSTVVLGHVFTQSEYDEVLERLAFDTELEAADPDEVASRHATIRDLRATLEDDDVDYVIRGAVGDHGPTIVDLAESVDADRVVVGGRRRSPTGKAVFGSTAQEVLLSAPCPVTFVRGAE from the coding sequence ATGACCCTGGACACGATCCTGCTCGCGGTCGGCCCCGGCGACGCCGACCGGACGGACGAACTGGCGGAGGCGGTCGTCGAAGTCGCGAAACCGGCGGGGTCGACGGTCGTCCTCGGACACGTCTTCACCCAGTCGGAGTACGACGAGGTCCTCGAGCGGTTGGCCTTCGACACCGAACTCGAGGCGGCCGACCCCGACGAGGTCGCCTCCCGGCACGCGACGATCCGCGACCTCCGGGCGACGCTCGAGGACGACGACGTCGACTACGTGATCCGCGGCGCCGTCGGCGACCACGGCCCGACGATCGTCGATCTGGCAGAGAGCGTCGACGCCGACCGCGTCGTCGTCGGCGGTCGTCGACGGTCGCCGACGGGGAAGGCGGTGTTCGGCTCGACCGCCCAGGAGGTTCTGCTGTCGGCGCCGTGTCCGGTCACGTTCGTCCGCGGCGCCGAGTGA
- a CDS encoding NifU family protein, giving the protein MTDSDADPLKERVERWLAREMPIIQMHGGTSAVREADPETGEVVIELGGGCSGCSISDVTTGNIEAALIQWPEIDEVTVRVPDPRDSLGGPEQAESIMGIDRTEGGRGDWGSSNPGKDHF; this is encoded by the coding sequence ATGACCGACTCCGACGCCGATCCCCTCAAAGAGCGCGTCGAGCGCTGGCTCGCGCGCGAGATGCCGATCATCCAGATGCACGGCGGGACGAGCGCGGTTCGCGAGGCAGACCCCGAGACGGGCGAGGTCGTCATCGAACTCGGCGGCGGCTGCAGCGGCTGTTCGATCAGCGACGTCACCACGGGGAACATCGAGGCTGCGCTGATCCAGTGGCCCGAGATCGACGAGGTGACGGTTCGGGTTCCCGACCCGCGGGACAGCCTCGGGGGCCCGGAGCAGGCCGAGTCGATCATGGGGATCGACCGCACCGAGGGCGGCCGCGGCGACTGGGGATCCTCGAACCCCGGCAAGGACCACTTCTGA
- a CDS encoding cold shock domain-containing protein, translating into MTVSEIDEGQVKGVIGEVKQTFGERNFGFVQVFDIDGEKVWKDVFCHLSDIPDAHESEFVPGATVRLDARLEAEGWAATDVEIVSDGSEGQ; encoded by the coding sequence ATGACTGTAAGCGAAATTGACGAAGGACAAGTAAAAGGCGTTATCGGAGAAGTAAAACAAACTTTTGGCGAGCGAAACTTTGGATTCGTCCAGGTTTTCGACATTGACGGAGAAAAAGTCTGGAAGGACGTTTTCTGTCACCTCTCGGATATTCCTGACGCTCATGAATCCGAATTTGTTCCAGGTGCAACGGTTCGGCTTGACGCTCGACTTGAGGCGGAAGGTTGGGCCGCTACTGACGTTGAGATCGTCTCTGACGGGAGCGAAGGTCAATGA
- a CDS encoding ROK family protein — translation MVYYAGVDLGATNVRSVVAEDDGTIVGVSRNETPRGPTGIDVTEQVLETMREACADAGIDPERIVAVGIGSIGPFDLAEGTVIDPANLPDTIDRIPLTGPIGKLADTADVYLHNDTNAGVIGERFHSDRNPDDMVYVTISSGIGAGVCCDGDILDGWDGNAGEVGHCIVDPQGMMTCGCGHDGHWEAYCSGNSIPEYARSLADEDPSIDTALPLEDPDFTAKTVFEFAGEDDLADHVIEQVAHWNAIGVTNVVHSFAPIVVSFGGAVALHNEELVVDPIRERVTELVMTNVPEITVTDLGDDVVVEGALASALTEGTGDRRLLRH, via the coding sequence ATGGTCTACTATGCGGGCGTCGATCTCGGAGCGACGAACGTCCGTTCCGTCGTCGCCGAGGACGACGGAACCATCGTCGGCGTGAGCCGGAACGAAACGCCACGCGGTCCGACGGGTATCGACGTAACGGAGCAGGTCCTCGAGACGATGCGCGAGGCCTGCGCCGACGCCGGGATCGACCCCGAACGGATCGTCGCCGTCGGCATCGGCTCGATCGGCCCGTTCGACCTCGCGGAGGGGACGGTAATCGATCCGGCGAACCTGCCGGATACGATCGACCGCATCCCGCTCACCGGGCCGATCGGGAAACTCGCCGACACGGCGGACGTCTACCTCCACAACGACACGAACGCGGGCGTCATCGGCGAGCGCTTTCACTCCGATCGCAACCCCGACGACATGGTGTACGTAACCATCTCCTCGGGGATCGGCGCGGGGGTCTGCTGTGACGGCGACATCCTCGACGGCTGGGACGGCAACGCCGGCGAGGTCGGCCACTGCATCGTCGATCCGCAAGGGATGATGACCTGCGGCTGTGGCCACGACGGCCACTGGGAGGCCTACTGCTCGGGCAACAGCATACCCGAGTACGCCCGGTCGCTCGCCGACGAAGACCCGTCGATCGACACCGCGCTCCCGCTCGAGGACCCCGACTTCACGGCGAAGACCGTCTTCGAGTTCGCCGGCGAGGACGACCTCGCCGACCACGTGATCGAGCAGGTCGCCCACTGGAACGCCATCGGCGTCACGAACGTCGTCCACTCGTTCGCCCCTATCGTCGTCTCCTTCGGCGGCGCGGTTGCCCTCCACAACGAGGAGTTAGTCGTCGACCCCATCCGCGAGCGGGTCACCGAGCTGGTGATGACGAACGTCCCCGAGATCACGGTGACCGACCTCGGCGACGACGTCGTCGTCGAGGGGGCGCTGGCGAGCGCGCTCACCGAAGGGACCGGCGACCGGCGCCTGCTTCGACACTGA
- a CDS encoding bacterio-opsin activator domain-containing protein, with protein MSVVAEFSVAADDFALYHSLTAAPDMIVEIERVVATLEDRVMPYFWVSGGDQAGFEDAFHEDSSVHNISDIDEVEGARLYRAEWTENVESIVYAYTEIGATILRAIGRDESWELRMRFDDHESLGDFQGYCEEREISFELKSLKEQEQPMASAQYDLTPKQRETLVTALEAGYYEVPQKVTMSELADELGVSQQALSKRFHAGHRNLITSTLTISHPEDT; from the coding sequence ATGAGTGTCGTCGCCGAGTTTTCCGTTGCAGCGGACGATTTCGCGCTGTATCACTCCCTGACGGCGGCGCCGGATATGATCGTCGAGATCGAACGCGTCGTCGCCACACTCGAGGACCGAGTGATGCCGTATTTCTGGGTTAGCGGCGGCGATCAGGCGGGGTTCGAAGACGCGTTTCACGAGGATTCGTCCGTCCACAACATCTCCGATATCGACGAGGTCGAGGGGGCCAGACTGTACCGTGCCGAGTGGACCGAAAACGTCGAGTCGATCGTCTACGCGTACACCGAGATCGGTGCAACGATCCTTCGAGCGATCGGCCGAGACGAAAGCTGGGAACTGCGAATGCGGTTCGACGATCACGAATCGCTCGGCGATTTCCAGGGGTACTGCGAAGAACGGGAGATTTCGTTCGAACTCAAGAGCCTCAAAGAACAGGAACAGCCGATGGCGAGCGCCCAGTACGATCTCACGCCGAAGCAGCGCGAAACGCTGGTCACGGCACTCGAGGCGGGATACTACGAGGTTCCACAGAAGGTGACGATGAGCGAGTTAGCCGACGAGCTGGGGGTTTCACAACAGGCGCTTTCCAAACGGTTTCACGCCGGCCACAGGAACCTCATCACGAGTACGCTGACGATCAGTCACCCCGAAGACACGTAG
- the rpsJ gene encoding 30S ribosomal protein S10 yields MQQARVRLAGTSPQDLDDICDDVREIANNTGVNLSGPIPLPTKTLEIPTRKSPDGEGTATWEHWEMRVHKRLIDLDADERALRQLMRIQVPNDVSIEIVLED; encoded by the coding sequence ATGCAGCAGGCACGCGTTCGACTCGCGGGTACGAGCCCACAGGACCTGGACGACATCTGCGACGACGTCCGCGAGATTGCGAACAACACCGGCGTCAACCTCAGCGGCCCGATCCCGCTGCCGACGAAGACGCTCGAGATCCCGACGCGGAAGTCCCCCGACGGCGAGGGCACCGCCACGTGGGAGCACTGGGAGATGCGCGTCCACAAGCGCCTGATCGACCTGGACGCCGACGAACGCGCACTCCGCCAGCTCATGCGCATTCAGGTGCCGAACGACGTTTCGATCGAGATCGTCCTCGAGGACTGA
- a CDS encoding SDR family NAD(P)-dependent oxidoreductase, which yields MNDPDLSGRTVLVTGSSTGIGREVLLATAARGAKTAVHYHTSADAARDVAATADERGAEATMTVQGDVTDPDSVDGLFSAVESELGPVDVLVNNVGDFAPAHWADLEFDTWNRVLETNLNGTYLCSKRALPAMREADDGRIVNVGYASSEKGLVSPKNFPYFVAKAGVLMFTRMLAADTSDDGITVNAVSPYVVENSAEFPEELPRDRPASFDDVVAPVLFFLDADSGYVSGENIEVDGGWLPETV from the coding sequence ATGAACGACCCGGACCTCTCGGGGCGGACCGTTCTGGTCACCGGCAGTTCGACCGGCATCGGTCGCGAGGTGTTGCTGGCGACGGCGGCTCGCGGCGCGAAGACCGCCGTCCACTACCACACGAGCGCCGACGCGGCCCGCGACGTCGCGGCGACGGCCGACGAGCGGGGCGCCGAGGCGACGATGACCGTCCAGGGCGACGTCACGGACCCCGACTCCGTCGACGGGCTCTTCTCGGCGGTCGAGTCCGAACTCGGACCGGTCGACGTGCTGGTGAACAACGTCGGGGACTTCGCGCCCGCCCACTGGGCCGACCTCGAGTTCGACACCTGGAATCGCGTGCTCGAGACGAACCTCAACGGCACCTACCTGTGTTCGAAGCGCGCGCTGCCCGCCATGCGCGAGGCGGACGACGGTCGGATCGTCAACGTCGGCTACGCCTCGAGCGAGAAGGGGCTGGTCAGCCCGAAGAACTTCCCGTACTTCGTTGCCAAGGCGGGCGTCCTGATGTTCACCCGGATGCTCGCCGCCGACACGAGCGACGACGGGATCACCGTCAACGCCGTCTCGCCGTACGTCGTCGAGAACTCGGCGGAGTTTCCCGAAGAGTTGCCGCGGGACCGCCCGGCGAGTTTCGACGACGTCGTCGCGCCGGTGCTGTTCTTCCTCGATGCCGACAGCGGCTACGTTAGCGGGGAAAACATCGAGGTCGACGGCGGCTGGCTGCCCGAGACGGTGTGA